TAATATATAgaatttttctttagccatatttttttaaatacttTTCTGATACTTGGAGTTGTTAACTATAGAGATCTATAATAGTTTTATATAATTTCTAAATATATATAAGTTTTATTTTAAACGCCTTAAAGATTCTATGTTCGACTATACAAAAATATTTGTAGTTTGACCTTGAATCATATTACATAAAGTGGAAGGGAGAGAGTAATTGATATAAGAAGTTGTGATCaatgttttaaaaaataacatTGGAACTCTTTCTCGGTCTAATTCTGATGCATCATTGTTGTCTTTACAATGACAGGTGTATTATTGTCACCATAGAGGTTTAGAGTAACATGACATTTACTAATTCATGTGCATTCGCGCTTACATACACACATACAAACATACATAAATATATatgcacacacacatacatacatacatatatacaagCGAGGACATGATTTGAAGGTTATGGGTTCTGATTTTATCATTGAACCCTAGCTCGTTGTAGTTACTGGGTTTGCAATAAaatatttttacatatttaatgaattttctaATACAAATACAAAATTTAAGCAAAATCTACTGGGTTTGTCCGAACCCGTAATTACTACGCTACCTCCGCCCCGTACGTACATACATAAACACAACATGTGTAGTTAGAGCACCGAAtgaatttattttcttgaaaGTCATATTTGTTGGATTATTGGATGTGGAGGCCTATAACCATAGGAAATCAAAATGACATAGAATGATAATGTTGAATTATTATAATACGTAATATCTTCTTCTACCAATTTACTTCATATTTATTGCATCAGAATGCGGGAGCGGAGGCACAAGCCAACCTACAAGTTTGGTTGAATCTAGTAACCTTTGTTCATACAGTATATTTGATGTTTTCatgaaatatatataaaatattaaatatagaACCCTATCATTAACACTTCAAGTCGTGGTTCCAAAACCTAGAATTAATAAGATTGAAATCCTGATTCTGCCTATGTCAGAATGTCATTAGACATAGCGGGGAATGATATAGAAGAAATTACTCATAtagtttattattattcttttgaaAGATCCACCATTTGTTGTTTAGAGAAACAACATTTTGATTGTTTGAGTGACTTACATATCTCTAGTGtgttgatctttttttttttttggaataacAGTGGTGTTTAGAATAATTGCGTGTACCTACATTTTTTCATTTAATACTTGTTGCCTACAATTTGCGCGTACTTAAATTATTTCACTTGATATCTCTGAAACCCTCTTAAACTATTAACTTTTTGTCAGTTACATACTTAAAACTGTCAGACTGGTGCTTCAGCAATGAAAGTATATGACTCCTCTCTCTCTaatctctctctccctctctacTTTAGCAGGTAACGTTTTGTGAGATTTTTTTGGTTCTGACATCTAATTGCAGAGGAAAACAATCAATATGTGATTGTAGTTGAGGTGTCTACTTGTGCAGATCAAAGTTGGAGGGCATATTTGCCAGCTGAGATCAAGTTAGAGGACTTGTTTTTGTATTATGCCATATACTTTGGTCATGATTTATTTGTTCACTTACTTTTGGTTTATGCGGGATAAGTGAATGTGTGATATGGACTCCTGAATAAGTGAATGTATTTGTTCACTTACTTTTAGTGTTGGTGTGATTTTAGAGTATGATTTGGGATCATTGGGGGAGTGGAGTTGGTTTTTGAATGCAAGTACTGAATAATTTTGTTGTATCAAAGCTTAGACATATGAAACTATGTAATGTAAAGCGATTTTTGTCTTTGTTGAGAAGTGGTCATTTGCTTCTATGATTTTAGTTTTTCGCCCTACTTTTATCGTCCGTTAGATCATACCCTTGAATGCATCGTGATATGCCTTTCTCCTTTTGATGTTGTGTGTTGTTATATGTTGTATGTTCATTGAGTGAATGTGCCATTATACAATTTGATAAGTACTATAGTTTTGGCATATGGGAATTAACAGAACTAACTGTAGTTGAAATGCTTTTTGGTATGGGCGGATGCCCGTTTGACGAAGTGAAGTCACACGATATTGTTTTATCGGaaatttttactaaatatatatatattaataatgtCAGAAAATaagaaatagaataaaataaCATCTCTGGACATAGATTGTCTCTTGACATGTTGGTTATATGTCCTTTTTTAGTTCTAAGAGATTAGATGTTCGAATCTGAACTAGCAACCATTTTTTGGCAAATATTTGAGAGTCTCTATGAGCATTAATGTGGTTAAGTAGAATTGAACTCATAACCTTTTTTAACTTAATACTGAACAAAATCAATGGACTAAGAATGTTTCTTGTCTACAAAACTGATAATTAAAGTTATTTATTCTCGTTCTTCTATAAATTTCGATGTCACTTACAATAATTCATGCGTAAGCCCCTGCTCTCCGGGAGTTTTTAGGTACACTGATTGGATAGTAGATGACTACAGTGTGCAAACGCCAAACAgcaaatttctttttctttttctgattctAAGTTATGCAATAATTCCAGTGCCTTTTGTCTGCATGGAGATTATAATTAAATTAGTAAAATTTCTTACAAAATTACATTGGACTAAAATTTGAtgtttgcttttatttttttcttctgtttCCAACTTGATTGTGTTAGCCAGGAATTTAATGAGAGGAAGCTTAGCAAGCATGTCCCTTATATTCCAtgtgtttgtttttttcttttctttttcttgttttaggGGTGGGGGAAGGTGTACAAACTATAATTTCTAAACACATATTGTAATTAATTAAAATCTAATCAATATTAAAAGTATATGTTAATTTCCTTTaacttaaattttttattttactcaTAAGAAAAATtattataatcacacaaataatATGATATGCTTAAAATCATAAATTTCAAACGCGAGTACCCTCGTTGCATTTTGATACACTTCGCCTCGAGACTCACCCCAAAAGTAAGAAAATCGCTATTTACCGGCTACCGCCCTGCCCAATAAGTCAAAAAAACCTATTTTTCGCCTTGCCCCGTAACTCGTCCAAAAAAAGAGTACTCTTCCTAAGCACAAAGCCGAAAGAGAAATTGCCGAAGTAGGTACTCCTAGAGGCGAATCTAAGATTTGAAGGTAGCAGATACCATAATTTCCTTTAATGTAGACCTTGTAATAATTAATATAGAATTTGTTCGGAACGCTTGTTCAGTTCATTTTTTTAGATTATTTGGGCAATTTAATTTGCATTTTTTTATTTGCAAAGATGAAAATTACATCTCTATTGCATACCCTACTTGTGAGATTTCACtggatatgttgttgttgttgttaaatgAAAATTAAATCTCAGACATCAAGAAACAAATGTAATTAGTAttttaaagaaggaatcacaCCTTCAATCATTCATTATTAACAATACAAGTAAAATCAATATTTTCAATTGGGAACTACATCTTTTTTTTATGCTAAAATAAATTTGCACAAGTAAAATAACATCTTCAATAAGGGAATTTCACCaataagaataataataaaatatatctTATGCAGGAAGGGGAACTGGATCTCGATAGTGATTGTTAGCTAAATTGGCCAGATCTAAGCTGCAATCATATTAATTCAGGTACCCCAGTGAATCCCGCTAATCTAGGGATGCCCAGGATGAATGTAACACCAGTTGTCATTGGAGATGCAAGCACTGGTAGAGCAAaacccaatgaaacagtaacaaaCAGTATGGTAAAGGAGCAAGGCAATGGAAGGGTGAATATACGAGCTGAGGAAGACAGGCAGAACCAGACAAAACCAACCAATTTGGGAAGGTCATGGGCTGGATTATTGCAAGACAACAAATTAGCTGCAAAAAGAATGGATCTAACATATATTCCACCGGTGATACAAGAGGGTGAAGTAGTAGTACAGATCCTGGAAGAAGATATAGCTGAGGAGAAGCAGAAATGGAATCGAGCTCTAATAATGTATGTAGTTGGAAATACTCCAACTATAGGAGCTATTGAACGATTTGTTGCTGCTCAATGGGGAAAAATCAGAAAACCTAAGGTACTATATCATAGTGATGGATATTTCACAATTTTATTGAATAGTGCTGAAGAAAGAGATGAAGTGTTGATGAATGGGCCTTATACTATGAACAATAGACCTATAATACTAAAAGCTTGGGCTGAGGGATTTGACTTTAATGAAGAGGTTTTGAAAACTATTCCGCTATGGGTTAAATTCCCAAAACTCCCACTGAACTACTGGAGTAATAAGGCGCTTAGCAAAATTGGAAGTGGACTAGGGAAGCCTTTGTATGCTTATGCTTGCACAACTGTGGCTGATAGGATCTTATATGCTCGGATCCTTATAGAAATGGATATAACTAGAACACTACCTGGGACAATTAAGCTGGTTGACCCTAATGGCAAAGTGATTGAGCAACTAGTACAGTATTACTGGAAACCCAGTACTGCCAAACTTGCTGTTAAATTGGTCATTCATGCCACAACAAGAAAGTTCAGAAGCAAGAGATGGGGCAGCAAACATATGGTATGCAGAATCAAGGAAACATATGGAAAGTTATAAGAAATCTAGATCCCAAGACTGATAAAATTGATACAAGAGGCAGATTCCTAGAGCAATTGGAAGAAGTCAGTGATGGGATACAAAGTAACAATTTAAAGGAAGAACAATGGCAATTGGCAAAAGGTAAATCTGCTACAAAGAAGAATGGAGATGGAAGAGATGAGATGGAAGTTAACATTGGTAATGCTTTCACAGCTTTGGTAGATACTGCACAAAGGCTAGTCCAAATGACAAGGGAACAAGGCAAAGATAGGGAACTGCCTAGGGATAGAGGCAGGAGGGGTAGCAATAATCAAAGAAATTTATAATGATGAACGTCATAGTGTGGAATGTTAGAGGTATGAATAAGGTGTATAAGCAAAAGGAACTAAAATTTTTTATTAGGGAGAATAAGGTAGTGCTTATAGCAGTTTTGGAGAATAGAGTTAAAGAAACAAAGGCAGAAGGTATCATAAAAAAGATCTTCAATAACTGGAGATGGATAGAAAATTATTCACAGGCTCCAGGTGGTAGAATATGGATTGCTTGGGATCAAACAGGGGTAGACTTTGAAGGGTATGAAATGCACCAACAATACATAATAGGGGAAGTCATAGAGAGGCAAAATGGGAATAAATTCAGATTTGGTGCTGTCTACGGTATGCATACAGTACAAGATAGGAAAAGACTATGGGAAGATATGGAAAAGGCAATGGTTGGTGCTACTGATCCTTGTGTGCTAATGGGAGACTACAACACCATCTTGACTAATGAAGATAGGGCTCAAGGGACACTAGTACAGGAATTTGAAGTGAAAGACTTCAAAGATTTCATCTGGAGAAATAGACTAACTGAATTAAAGACAGTAGGAAGGAAGTATACGTGGACTAACAACCATGTTCACAACAAAATTGATAGAATTCTTGTTAATGCTGCCTGGATTCAAAAATGGCCTGTAATGGAAGGAAGGACATTGCAACCTGGGTTCTCAGATCATTGTTCATTAAGTCTAACAATGGACTATGAGCAACAGAATGGTGGGAGACCTTTCAAGTTCTTTAACTGTATGGCACAACATAAAGGATTTGAGGATGCTGTGTATGAATGtcggagaaaaagagaagaaggaAAAACAATGACCAGAGTATGGAGGAAACTCAAGATGATAAAGAGCAAATTGAAGCAGATGAATAGACAAGAATTTAACAATACTGTGCAAAGAATCCAAGAAGCAAGACTAAAGTTGGAGGGGATTCAGAAGCAAAGGGATGGACCTGGCCGCAGTACAGAAGGTATAACACtagaaaaagaagcaaggaagGAGCTGGCTAAATGGATTAAAATTGAGGAAAGCATTATGAGGCAAAAGTCAAGGATTAAATGGCTCAACTTGGGAGATGCAAACACAACATATTTCCAAGCTTGTATTAAGAGTAGACAAGCCACTAATCAAATAGGTTGTTTGTTTAATAATGCAGGTCAGCTACTAAATACAGCTACAGATGTGAAAGATGAGATTCTAAAATTCTGCAAAAATTTGCTGGGAACAACAGCAGTACAATTACCAGCagtaaactcagaagtaatgaaGCAGGGGAACAACCTGAATAGACAGCAACAATTGAATCTGATAAGAGAAGTAACTGAAGAGGAGGTTAAACAAACACTTCAGAGTATTGATGACAACAAAGCTCCAGGCTGTGATGGATACAGTGCTTTTTTCTACAAGAAAGCATGGTATATAATAGGCAAGGAGGTGACTCAAGCAGTATTGTAATTCTTTGACAATCTAGAAATGTGTAAGCAAATCAACTGTACTACTATAACTCTGATCCCAAAAGTGAAGAATCCCAGCAATATTAAAGAATTTAGACCTATATCATGTTGCACTGTTCTGTACAAGATCATATCCAAAATCTTAACGAACAGATTGCAGGAAGTCTTGCCAAAAGTGATAGATAATTGTCAAACAGCCTTTGTACCAGGAAGAGTGATCACATACAACATTATAATGAGCCATGAATTGATCAGAGGATATGGAAGAAAGAATACATCACCCAGATGTATGCTAAAGATAGACATGCAGAAGGCCTATGATTCAGTAGAATGGATTTATGTGGAACAAGTAATGAGGCTGATGGGATTTCCAGAAAAATATGTAAATTGGGTGATGGCAAGCATAAGCATAGTATCTTACTCAATAATTGTAAATAGGAAGCCAATCAAGCCATTTGAAGCAAAGAGAGGGTTAAGGCAGGAAGATCCACTCTCACCACTGCTTTTTGTCATAGCAATGGAGTACTTGTGTAGATTACTCAAGCAGCTAGGAAACAAGAAAAACTTCAAGTTCCATCCAAGGTGTGATAAACTGAAACTCATACAGTTAGGATTTGCTGATGACCTACTACTATTTTGCAAGGGAGAGGAGAAATCTGTGGTGGAAATTCATAATCAGTTTCAAAGATTCTCCAAAGCTTCTAGACTAGTAGCAAACACAAGCAAGAGCAGTGTATACTTTGGTGGAGTTGACAACATGGTGCAACAAAGAATTCTGGAAATACTAGGATATACTAAAGGTGATATACCCTTTAGATATATTGGTGTCCCATTGAGTACAAAGAGACTGTCAATAGTCCAATGTGAGCCCTTGATTGACAAGATGTTGAGTAGAGTGCAATGCTAGACAACCAAGTTATTATCTTATGCAGGGAGAACAAcattgatcaaaagcgtattggGAACACTTCATAACTACTGAGCACAAGTCTTCATATTACCAAAGAAGATTATACAATTCATTGAGACAATATGCAGGAGATTTCTATGGACTGGGAATGTTGAACCAACAAGAAAGGCACTGATTGCTTGGGACAAACTATGTGTGCCTAAATCAGCAGGGGGACTAAACTTCATCAACATAGAGATATGGAATAAAGCAGCTATTTGTAAGTTGCTATGGAATATATgtaaaaagaaggagaaaatgtGGGTGCAATGGGTCCATACGTATTATATAAAAAGGAACAGTACTTAGGACACAGAGCCTAGAAATGCATCCTGGGTAATACAGAAGATCTTCAAAGCAAAGGTGCAATTCTAAGAGGCAAGATATTCAGAAGAAGATGTGAAGCAACTAGATAGTTTCTCCACCAAACAGATGTACAAAAGACTACAAGGGGGCTTCCAAAAGGTGCCATGGAAAGGGCTAGTATGCAATAACAAGGGGATGCCTAAATGAATTTTCATCCTAAGGTTGGCAATCCTAGACAGACTAGCTACCAAGGAAAGACTTGCTAGATGGGGCTTAATGGATGAAACAATATGTTCACTATGTCAGCGGAGCAATGAAACAGTTCAACATATCTTCTTTGAATGTGATGTAGCATGGGAAATATGGCAGAAACTGCTACAGTGGCAAGGGATCGTGAGAAGGAAAAAACAATGGCATGAAGAAGTACAATGGGCAGTGGAGAAAGCAGCAGGAAAGAGTGCTGGAGCAGAGTTATACAGAATTACTTTGGCTGCAGTTATTTATCATGTCTGGCAAGCTAGGAGTAAGAGTATATTTCAAAAGGACAAAGTCAATGTTGTGAGTATAGTGAAAGTGATAGTGCAGGAGATTCATATACGAGCTCAAAGTTGTAAAAAGCTGGATGCCTACCTAAGTAATATGAACTGGTACCCAATATAATCTAGCAAGGAATACAGTTGGTTAGGGGGTAATGTAGTATCCTTACGTTGGGGCTTCATGTCCAACAAAGGAGAGTAGAGAAGTTTAGTCTCTGGGTATATATTGTAAATATTTACTTGGTAATAAAAGCATTTAAttaccaaaatatatatatatatatatatatatatatatatcttccaTAGCAATTATACCCCATGATTAAATGCAGAATTAGATAAAATACAAGATCCCAAAAAGTAAAATAATAAATCTCATATTTTTCTAGACAATGCTTGCGAAATATTCATAATAATTTAATAGTAAAGAGATTTAAGTTGTATTTAACAATTATAGAATAGCACTAATTTTTatgttatataaaaaaattataaaacttaAATTTGATCTCAATTCTCGGAATGCCCCAATTAATTATCCTTTATATTTTTATACATGGAGCAACCTCGAATTAtggacaccaaaatgcacaactAACAGCAACAACTGGTGCTTGGCAGTGATTTTAGCAGAAGATAGCCACAATTTTCCACCTCAATTTATAGCCTCAAGGGAATGCAGATCATTTTCTCATATGAGGTTTTCACATGCAATGGAATTTGAATACACAAATGATGAGAATTACAGTTTGACTGGCTACAATGCAAACAAATGTGCGCAAACGCAGAAAATGGCTACGATTGTAATAGGCTAGTTTTTATACATATTTTAGACGCTATTTTTCTTATTCTTATTAGATCAAATTGTACTATTAATTTTGGGCCTTACAAGCCCAAAATTGATAATAGGATCTATGTATTAGACATATATATCTTATTACTTTCTGTAAAATAACATACTATTTTGTTTTCTCGatcattttatatatataaaaactagcCCTAAACACATCGCCTAGTGaatttgctaaaaaaaaaaaagatctcaATCGAAATTTCTATCAAGACCCaagtttttttattttgaaagaaaaaattaaaaaattttgaGATTAAGAGAGATGCttattttatgaaattttaaattttgaaagttCTTTTTTGGGTGATTTTGTTAAAGACCACAaataaaataatagaatataggaaaaaatatattaaaaaataaacGATAAATAGAAAATTAGGATGTAACCAAAAAGGGAAATGATTGGGACAAATAATTAAAAAGTACAACAAAAAGGGAAAGTCAGATAAGATTCAAGATAAATTCGAACTTAAATTTTACACacgagattttttttttttaaaaggtctACCGACTATGCACCTTTGTTAGTTTGCAACTTGGATGGCGGCATCAAATATTTAACCTTGTTTAAGAAAAtttctatataaatatatatgatAATTTTCCAACATAATGGGGATAAAAACTTACCCGCACCGGATGTTTACACTAAGTCTAATTAAATTAACCATAAGAGATAAACTAAGGTCTTCtaggatttttattttgaatAAATAAGAAACAAAAAAAGGCTAGTAGAATCATAATAACTAATGTTACAAAATCTTAGGGCTACTGTCatcctctttcttttatttcctcgCAATCATCTTCTGCATTTTTGCTACATCTTGTGACTTGAATCTTATGTAATTTAGTGATAACTGTGTAGAGATTCATAGTCTTCCCTAACTTTTTCTAAGTTATAATCTTATTTCTTGTCAAATACTTGGGAAGAATTTTGTCTTCTTCTTCCATACATAGTTATGTAAATAAACACAAAAGCTgcaaaacccataattataattattattttagatTATGTAAAAAAAGTTAAATATAATTAAGCACTAATAATTGTAGTTAGATTAAATAACAAATGTCATTATATTGTTGATTTGGTGTAAACTCCGGGTGCCGTACCAGCCCCACCCTACAGGGTGGATCCGCCACTGGGTACTCCTCACTCTCACAGCAAAAGAAGAATCAATGTTACCTTTTGAAATCCCAAAAAACTCATCGTCTTCTCCATCAcccaaattccaaaaatattaaaTACTTTCCTTTACCCTATAATAGTATATCTCTGGTTCATTCTTTCTTGCTGCTTAATGCAAATACTAATAAGCAATGGAAATGGCAACTACTTCGGCCGTGAAAATAATAGTTATTTCCAACGATGACAATGATGATATTTCAGTTATATATGAAACCCCAAAAACCTCAAAGGGTAAAGGAATCAAGATTGGTGAAAAATACTTAAGGAAAAGGGACGTCGAAGTTGAGATTATATCATCTTTTTGTTCAAAACCTAGTAGCAGTGGAACTAAAAAGATCTTTATTGATCTATCCAGAGAATATCCAGATGATGAAATTCAAATTTTGGGTAGTCAAAATTTACGAAAATGTTCAAAAGGGTGCTCAAATTCGAAGTCTATTTATATAGATGATGATCAAGATGACATTTTTACCTGTGATATTTGCGTTGACGAAAAGTCAACGAGTGAAATGTTCAAAATAATGGGATGTACTCATTCTTATTGCAAAGAATGCATGGCTAAGTACGTTGCTTCAAAAATCCAAGAGAATATTTCTCAAATTTCATGTCCTGTTTCGGGGTGTAACGGGCTATTAGAGCCATATTATTGTCGTTCAATTTTGCCTAATGAAGTGTTTGATAGATGGGGCGATGCgttatgtgaaaaattgatttTGGGGTCTGAGAGATTTTATTGTCCGTTTAAGGATTGTTCCGCGCTTTTGATTGATGAAAGCGAGGGTGGAAATTTGGTTATAACTCAATCGGAATGTCCAGAATGTAGAAGGTTGTTTTGTGCTAAGTGTAAAGTTGCTTGGCATTCGGGGATTGCGTGTGAAGAATTTGAGAAATTGAATAAAGATGAAAGGGAAAGAGAGGATATACAGCTTATGCAACTTGCTAAAGGGCAAGAATGGCAGAGATGTCCGAGGTGTAGGATGTATGTGGCAAGGTCTGCTGGTTGTGCGCAAATGCTATGCAGGTTAGTTAGTTTGTTCATATGATTTTCATGTTCTATATTTGTGTTTTATAGTTTGTATGATGACGGAAATAGTACTAGTTTGAAAGGCTCGTTAGAATTGATCTGCTATAGGATGTTACATTATACGCAACAtaagcaccaacaacaacaaaaaaccttGTGAGTTCCCACGAGTGGAGTCTGGAGAGAGTTGTGTGTACGCATGCCTTACCGCTGTCTGGAAGGGTAGAAAGGTTGTTTCTGATAAACCCTCGGCTAAGGAACGCAACATAAGCACCAGAAGTACTAAACATAATAGGTATTGGTTTGGTAGTGGTCGGATCTCTGTAGTTTTGAGTGAAAATACTACACCTAAAATATATGAGGAGCTCAAGAATGGCTTTGAAATAAGTTGCATAGGCTTCAAACAAAAGCAGCTAAAAGTTGAGAAAAGTGCACTACTGTATATGctgaaatgaaaataaaaatagttgTTCTTGTATGCTGAAAGAATGATTTTCTTGATTATAAACTACAAGTTTCTAAGATTTTGATTGCTTGTTAAAGTACACACATCTAGCCCCCCTTAAATACTGTTTTTTCTGTTTCCATGTTGCAATTAGGGACTGATAAGGCGAATGGGTGAGGTTTGGCTAGAGCAAAGGCAATTGTGAGAGTGGTGAATGTAGTTGTGCTAAATTCTCAACTGAAGCCGCTCTGCCTCACTACGATTATATCTGCCAAAATTCCCAAATTGAATTAGTTTTGCGACGCACTCCCTTGCCCTCTTCAACTTTACAAAGTGATTTAGCTCCCGGTGTCCACTTATTAGATTCAGTAATAATCTCTAGTAATATATTTGGTTAAGGAAAGAGCACATATCTGTATTTGGTATATAATTTCATAAAATAACGTTACTGTATTATAGTTTCATGATCTTTAAGCTATAAGTTACTATTTCTATGGTTTCTgttgatggtactgatatattgtctCTTTTGTCTTGTTCGTTGTCCTGGGCCGAGGGTCtgtcggaaacaacctctctaccccatcggagtaggggtaaggtctgcgtacacactaccctccccagacccctcacttgtgggattttactaggttgttgttgttgttgttgatcttTAAGCTATAAATAAGTTTAGGTGATTGTTAATGTTAATGTATTGCTTGTTCTTTACTTGCATTTTATCGTAAAAAGGAACAATTAACCAGTAATTGATGTTGCAAGTAATCGATGTCGCAAATTATGTTTATGTGTCTGATATCATTATACGAGCTCTCTGCTGCATTTTTGTTCTGGTAACCAAAAAGAATAAGTACCTAATGATATTTATATGGATCCTTATAGAAATAGTTCATACTAGCAAAACGAATTGTAATATGAAGCGATAAATGTCTTTATATTTAAGTGAAAATGCTTTACCTTCTCTTTTATCTTTAATAACCTGCACATTATATTGTTTATAGTAAGTTGGTATTGTTACAAAATCTTCATTCCTATTGTTTGTTTTCATGCTAAACAACAATAGAGCCAACAACTTGAATACTTTAATTCCACTTATGGCCAATATAGTTTAGTACAGACATAGTTTATCTCTTTGTAGCCAAATTCTGATGCATAATTGTTTTTTTACATTTGCAGGTGTGGCTGTTACTTTTGTTACAAATGTGGAGCTGAGTCAACTAATCATTATTGCAGTCGCTGTGGTACTTAAACACATACTCCTATTTTGCTTAAACTTATTAGTACTgtcttttctattttctttttgttcccAAAAATATGAGTCGTCGACTATGGAAGTAGTAATCTATTTAGAATATAATGGTGATTTTTACTTAAGGGCCTCTTCCTCTAATTTTGATcatgtattatggtttgaacATAATTTGGTATGGTGGTGAATACATGGAAACATGTCCGTAGATATGCATATTTATTGTTAATCATTCTTGGAAGAGCCTTCATTTTGTGCAGTGGCGGAGTTAGAAGCACGACTATTGTTGCATTTCATCTATATTATGACTGTTAGACTTCGTTATTGTTGTCTCATTTTACTGTTGCCTTGATGTAATGACCCAACCGATTATTTTGAGTTCTGGAACCCCTTTCAAACAGATAAGCATTTTCTTCATACCAGCATTTTATTGTATTtcatagttgctcatgacttgtaataCTAGTTTTGAAGTAGCTTGTATTAAACTTTGCTTacttatttcattattttattttatgatcTTCGGTTAGAGATACTTTAAATCTgtacaaatattaaatttataaCCTAGTTACTAGCATTTGAAATCGTTGCTCTAATATTCAGAATGCATAAAGTTGACATCTTTACTCCGCCTCGGATTTTGTGTCTGGAGAAACTATATTTTGATTGTTGGCGCGACTTGCATCTGTCAGATTCTCCTGATATGTTCTCTAGTTTAGTTGTATGCTGGAAATGTCGTATGTCTTTGTGCCATTTCAGGGTAGTGGTAAACCTACAttttaccctccccagactccacttgtgaGAATTCACTGGTTATTTATTGTTGTTTTTGCCGTCGTCTTTGTGCCATTAGAAATATGT
This genomic stretch from Nicotiana sylvestris chromosome 9, ASM39365v2, whole genome shotgun sequence harbors:
- the LOC104225856 gene encoding E3 ubiquitin-protein ligase RSL1-like, with protein sequence MEMATTSAVKIIVISNDDNDDISVIYETPKTSKGKGIKIGEKYLRKRDVEVEIISSFCSKPSSSGTKKIFIDLSREYPDDEIQILGSQNLRKCSKGCSNSKSIYIDDDQDDIFTCDICVDEKSTSEMFKIMGCTHSYCKECMAKYVASKIQENISQISCPVSGCNGLLEPYYCRSILPNEVFDRWGDALCEKLILGSERFYCPFKDCSALLIDESEGGNLVITQSECPECRRLFCAKCKVAWHSGIACEEFEKLNKDEREREDIQLMQLAKGQEWQRCPRCRMYVARSAGCAQMLCRCGCYFCYKCGAESTNHYCSRCGALDRL